The following are encoded in a window of Flavobacteriales bacterium genomic DNA:
- a CDS encoding T9SS type A sorting domain-containing protein — protein MTMKNALLLGSLLALPLLSHAQTPNTHRDESFVLDLSGAGALSFSPNEFPLTRVLPLSDGRILFFGSLHDPLHTTMSGVVRLNANGSWDNTFDGPDFDQDYYLRIRSAVELSDGKYLVGGQFTDFSNGVNQRGIIRLNNDGSQDMSFNAGFENNPTINAIALQPDGKILIAGAYGTGTHGTGISRLLPDGAVDGTFNAGQAPTNIRDIKVLPNGKILVAGRFNNWPGGLAVLNSDGSRDESFVHTGYIHSSNIFDDVHPRTAIQPDGKIVVAGLQTSSIVKIMRYNADLTPDVSFHAATNSQISGVYPTGVAIQSDGKIIVTGYFLNAYDGVTSISGVMRLNADGTLDSTFDTANGFGNAPLAYHCALQADGRILVVTQNASYQGQGLTLGDGFPTNQYIIRLNGDATGASVGEQEAPFIFGVFPNPASEVASLRDVPVGAVVRMLDVTGRVMLEQRAAQDRMEIPLTSLAPGAYLVNVLHGGHAVTHRLVVER, from the coding sequence ATGACCATGAAGAACGCACTGCTCCTTGGCAGCCTGCTCGCGCTACCCCTGCTCTCCCACGCTCAAACCCCCAACACCCATCGCGACGAAAGTTTCGTGCTGGACCTGTCCGGCGCTGGCGCGCTGAGCTTCAGCCCGAACGAATTCCCGCTGACCAGGGTACTGCCGCTTTCCGATGGTAGGATCCTCTTCTTCGGTTCGTTGCACGACCCGCTCCATACCACCATGAGCGGTGTGGTACGCCTGAATGCCAATGGTTCCTGGGACAACACCTTCGACGGGCCCGACTTCGACCAGGACTACTATCTGCGTATCCGATCGGCCGTGGAGTTGTCCGATGGCAAATACCTGGTCGGTGGCCAGTTCACGGACTTCTCCAACGGTGTGAACCAGCGCGGCATCATCCGTTTGAACAACGATGGCAGCCAGGACATGAGCTTCAACGCGGGCTTTGAGAACAACCCCACGATCAACGCCATCGCGTTGCAGCCGGACGGGAAGATCCTGATCGCCGGGGCTTACGGCACCGGGACCCATGGCACGGGCATCAGCCGCCTGCTTCCGGATGGCGCGGTGGATGGGACCTTCAATGCCGGTCAGGCACCGACGAACATCAGGGATATCAAGGTTCTGCCCAATGGGAAGATCCTGGTGGCAGGCCGCTTCAACAACTGGCCCGGAGGCCTTGCCGTGCTGAACTCCGACGGCTCGCGGGACGAGTCGTTCGTGCATACCGGCTATATCCACAGCTCCAATATTTTCGACGACGTCCACCCGCGCACGGCCATCCAGCCCGATGGCAAGATCGTGGTGGCCGGGCTTCAGACCTCCAGCATCGTGAAGATCATGCGTTACAACGCGGACCTCACGCCGGATGTGAGCTTCCATGCGGCCACCAACTCGCAGATCAGCGGCGTATACCCCACCGGTGTGGCCATCCAGAGCGACGGCAAGATCATCGTGACGGGCTACTTCCTGAACGCATACGATGGGGTCACTTCCATATCCGGTGTGATGCGCCTCAACGCGGATGGCACGCTGGACAGCACCTTCGACACGGCCAATGGCTTCGGCAACGCCCCGCTGGCCTATCACTGCGCCCTGCAGGCAGATGGGAGGATCCTGGTGGTGACGCAGAACGCTTCCTACCAGGGACAGGGCTTGACCCTGGGCGACGGCTTCCCCACCAACCAATACATCATCCGCTTGAATGGTGATGCCACAGGCGCATCCGTGGGCGAGCAGGAGGCCCCTTTCATCTTCGGCGTGTTCCCCAACCCGGCTTCCGAGGTGGCAAGCCTTCGCGACGTTCCCGTGGGTGCCGTGGTGCGCATGCTGGACGTGACAGGCAGGGTGATGTTGGAACAGCGTGCGGCGCAGGATCGGATGGAGATCCCCCTCACATCCCTGGCACCAGGCGCGTATCTGGTCAACGTGCTGCATGGCGGGCATGCCGTCACACACAGACTGGTGGTGGAACGATGA
- a CDS encoding LD-carboxypeptidase: protein MVIIPPSLRPGDTIAIIPTARAISRDELRDGIALAESWGLRVKLGAGIGRRHFQQAGIDAERAADLQAAIEDPAVRAIWCARGGYGTIRIMDRVDLSPLKRNPKWVIGFSDITVLHNALHGLGVASLHAQMPFAIGIKTEECRESLRRVLFGGEYRVVSGEWRVDSARPATHHSPLDTQRAGQCEGVLVGGNLSILYALRGTPFDIDPKGKVLFLEDLDELRYHVDRMVQNLKHGGWFKELAGLIVGGMSGMRDKDDKDPFGMEAEAMIAEAVAPYGYPVCFGFPAGHVADNRALIMGAKAKLSVTPMGATLSYA, encoded by the coding sequence ATGGTCATCATCCCTCCCTCCCTCCGGCCCGGCGACACCATCGCCATCATCCCCACGGCCCGTGCCATCTCCAGGGATGAATTGCGCGACGGCATCGCCCTGGCGGAAAGCTGGGGCCTGCGCGTGAAGCTGGGCGCGGGCATTGGCCGCCGACACTTCCAGCAGGCGGGCATCGACGCCGAACGCGCCGCCGATCTCCAAGCCGCCATAGAGGATCCTGCGGTGCGGGCCATCTGGTGCGCCCGTGGCGGATACGGCACCATCCGCATCATGGACCGGGTGGACCTGTCACCCTTGAAGCGGAACCCCAAGTGGGTCATCGGATTCAGTGACATCACCGTGTTGCACAATGCGTTGCATGGGCTGGGTGTAGCTTCCCTGCATGCCCAGATGCCCTTCGCGATCGGGATCAAAACGGAGGAGTGCAGGGAGAGTTTGCGGAGGGTGTTGTTCGGGGGGGAGTATCGAGTGGTGAGTGGTGAGTGGCGAGTGGACTCGGCGAGACCTGCCACTCACCACTCACCACTCGATACTCAGCGCGCTGGCCAGTGCGAGGGTGTACTTGTGGGCGGCAACCTCTCCATTCTCTACGCCCTGCGCGGCACGCCCTTCGACATCGACCCCAAGGGCAAGGTCCTCTTCCTGGAAGACCTGGACGAACTCCGGTACCATGTGGACCGCATGGTGCAGAACCTGAAGCACGGCGGCTGGTTCAAGGAGCTGGCAGGCTTGATCGTGGGGGGCATGAGCGGCATGCGCGACAAGGATGACAAGGACCCCTTCGGCATGGAAGCCGAGGCCATGATCGCCGAGGCGGTGGCGCCTTACGGCTACCCAGTGTGCTTTGGCTTCCCGGCCGGGCATGTCGCCGACAACCGGGCGCTCATAATGGGCGCAAAAGCGAAGCTCAGCGTCACCCCCATGGGCGCGACGCTGAGCTACGCTTGA